The Phragmites australis chromosome 15, lpPhrAust1.1, whole genome shotgun sequence genome window below encodes:
- the LOC133892444 gene encoding serine carboxypeptidase-like 19 isoform X3: protein MMRMTAGPRRLLQGFGLFCRLCSCCFFFLVIIAVTQHQHHLAFASSGTSSTRVVTSLPGFHGCLPFHLQTGYVVVDEDNDAELFYYFVESESGAADAPFLLWLTGGDRCSVFSGLAYEIGPIRFVLEPYNGTLPRLQYNPNSWTKVSHILFVDSPVGAGFSFSRKPKGYNVADISSSLQLHEFLSKWFNDHPEYLASPFYIGGDSYAGKIVPFLAQMISEGIEAGRRPLLNLKGYLIGNPVTGESVDFSSRVPYAHGVGIISDQLYETILGHCQGEDYTNPATTLCVQALATFNNLISEVDPAQILLDKCVYASPVTNANCRTDGTAGRKILKEEIGVGQLNHPPARPPFGCLTYGYYLSYFWANDRRTRDALGIKKGSMEEWVRCHDGDLPYTKDLRSSIKYHRNLTSRGYRALVYRWWM from the exons atgatgaggatgacggCAGGGCCTCGTCGCCTCCTCCAGGGATTCGGCTTGTTCTGCCGCCTCTGCtcttgttgcttcttcttcctggtcATCATCGCCGTCacccagcaccagcaccacctCGCCTTCGCCTCCTCCGGCACCAGCTCCACGCGGGTGGTCACCAGCCTCCCTGGCTTCCACGGCTGCCTCCCCTTCCACCTCCAAACCGG GTACGTGGTGGTGGACGAGGACAACGACGCCGAGCTATTCTACTACTTCGTCGAGTCCGAGTCCGGCGCCGCAGACGCCCCTTTCCTCCTCTGGCTCACCGGCGGCGACCGCTGCTCCGTCTTCAGCGGCCTCGCCTACGAGATCG GTCCGATCAGATTCGTCCTAGAGCCCTACAATGGCACCTTGCCGCGCCTACAATATAACCCCAACTCGTGGACAAAG GTGTCACATATTCTCTTTGTTGATTCGCCGGTTGGGGCTGGATTTTCCTTTTCCAGAAAACCCAAAGGCTACAATGTTGCAGACATCTCGTCGTCACTGCAGCTGCATGAGTTTCTCTCCAAG TGGTTCAACGACCACCCCGAATACCTTGCAAGTCCTTTCTACATCGGTGGAGATTCCTATGCTGGAAAAATAGTACCGTTCCTTGCGCAGATGATTTCAGAAG GTATTGAAGCAGGAAGGAGGCCCCTCCTTAATCTCAAG GGCTATCTAATAGGTAACCCGGTCACAGGCGAAAGTGTTGATTTTAGCTCTAGAGTTCCTTATGCTCACGGAGTTGGTATAATATCAGATCAATTATATGAG ACAATATTGGGGCATTGCCAAGGAGAAGACTACACCAATCCCGCAACCACTCTGTGTGTTCAGGCTCTGGCTACTTTCAATAAT CTCATCTCCGAAGTTGATCCTGCACAAATTCTGCTGGACAAGTGCGTTTACGCGTCTCCTGTGACAAATGCAAACTGCAGGACGGACGGCACTGCTGGTAGGAAGATCCTGAAAGAGGAGATCGGAGTGGGGCAGCTAAATCATCCGCCAGCTCGTCCTCCATTTGGTTGCCTT ACTTACGGCTACTACTTGTCGTATTTCTGGGCGAATGATAGACGCACCCGCGATGCCCTTGGGATCAAGAAG GGAAGCATGGAAGAGTGGGTGAGATGCCACGATGGAGACCTGCCTTACACGAAGGACCTCAGGAGCAGCATCAAGTACCACCGGAACCTCACGTCCAGAGGTTACCGCGCTCTGGTATACAG gtggtgGATGTAA
- the LOC133892444 gene encoding serine carboxypeptidase-like 18 isoform X4 produces the protein MMRMTAGPRRLLQGFGLFCRLCSCCFFFLVIIAVTQHQHHLAFASSGTSSTRVVTSLPGFHGCLPFHLQTGYVVVDEDNDAELFYYFVESESGAADAPFLLWLTGGDRCSVFSGLAYEIGPIRFVLEPYNGTLPRLQYNPNSWTKVSHILFVDSPVGAGFSFSRKPKGYNVADISSSLQLHEFLSKWFNDHPEYLASPFYIGGDSYAGKIVPFLAQMISEGIEAGRRPLLNLKGYLIGNPVTGESVDFSSRVPYAHGVGIISDQLYETILGHCQGEDYTNPATTLCVQALATFNNLISEVDPAQILLDKCVYASPVTNANCRTDGTAGRKILKEEIGVGQLNHPPARPPFGCLVVDVTWWSIMRRSWLSNGDTYMRSKGITHVGFLDPMKINQTTVKTRPQETEDYALQFIQTYQLI, from the exons atgatgaggatgacggCAGGGCCTCGTCGCCTCCTCCAGGGATTCGGCTTGTTCTGCCGCCTCTGCtcttgttgcttcttcttcctggtcATCATCGCCGTCacccagcaccagcaccacctCGCCTTCGCCTCCTCCGGCACCAGCTCCACGCGGGTGGTCACCAGCCTCCCTGGCTTCCACGGCTGCCTCCCCTTCCACCTCCAAACCGG GTACGTGGTGGTGGACGAGGACAACGACGCCGAGCTATTCTACTACTTCGTCGAGTCCGAGTCCGGCGCCGCAGACGCCCCTTTCCTCCTCTGGCTCACCGGCGGCGACCGCTGCTCCGTCTTCAGCGGCCTCGCCTACGAGATCG GTCCGATCAGATTCGTCCTAGAGCCCTACAATGGCACCTTGCCGCGCCTACAATATAACCCCAACTCGTGGACAAAG GTGTCACATATTCTCTTTGTTGATTCGCCGGTTGGGGCTGGATTTTCCTTTTCCAGAAAACCCAAAGGCTACAATGTTGCAGACATCTCGTCGTCACTGCAGCTGCATGAGTTTCTCTCCAAG TGGTTCAACGACCACCCCGAATACCTTGCAAGTCCTTTCTACATCGGTGGAGATTCCTATGCTGGAAAAATAGTACCGTTCCTTGCGCAGATGATTTCAGAAG GTATTGAAGCAGGAAGGAGGCCCCTCCTTAATCTCAAG GGCTATCTAATAGGTAACCCGGTCACAGGCGAAAGTGTTGATTTTAGCTCTAGAGTTCCTTATGCTCACGGAGTTGGTATAATATCAGATCAATTATATGAG ACAATATTGGGGCATTGCCAAGGAGAAGACTACACCAATCCCGCAACCACTCTGTGTGTTCAGGCTCTGGCTACTTTCAATAAT CTCATCTCCGAAGTTGATCCTGCACAAATTCTGCTGGACAAGTGCGTTTACGCGTCTCCTGTGACAAATGCAAACTGCAGGACGGACGGCACTGCTGGTAGGAAGATCCTGAAAGAGGAGATCGGAGTGGGGCAGCTAAATCATCCGCCAGCTCGTCCTCCATTTGGTTGCCTT gtggtgGATGTAACTTGGTGGTCGATAATGAGAAGATCGTGGCTAAGT aatggagatacatacatgcggtCAAAAGGAATCACTCATGTAGGATTCCTTGACCCAATGAAGATAAACCAGACGACAGTCAAAACCAGGCCACAAGAAAccgaggattatgcacttcaaTTTATTCAAACGTACCAATTAATATGA
- the LOC133892444 gene encoding serine carboxypeptidase-like 18 isoform X5, giving the protein MMRMTAGPRRLLQGFGLFCRLCSCCFFFLVIIAVTQHQHHLAFASSGTSSTRVVTSLPGFHGCLPFHLQTGYVVVDEDNDAELFYYFVESESGAADAPFLLWLTGGDRCSVFSGLAYEIGPIRFVLEPYNGTLPRLQYNPNSWTKVSHILFVDSPVGAGFSFSRKPKGYNVADISSSLQLHEFLSKWFNDHPEYLASPFYIGGDSYAGKIVPFLAQMISEGIEAGRRPLLNLKGYLIGNPVTGESVDFSSRVPYAHGVGIISDQLYETILGHCQGEDYTNPATTLCVQALATFNNLISEVDPAQILLDKCVYASPVTNANCRTDGTAGRKILKEEIGVGQLNHPPARPPFGCLVVDVTWWSIMRRSWLSFSRLVDSVLERFEGLQDQDFDNTEQHWVKGKCP; this is encoded by the exons atgatgaggatgacggCAGGGCCTCGTCGCCTCCTCCAGGGATTCGGCTTGTTCTGCCGCCTCTGCtcttgttgcttcttcttcctggtcATCATCGCCGTCacccagcaccagcaccacctCGCCTTCGCCTCCTCCGGCACCAGCTCCACGCGGGTGGTCACCAGCCTCCCTGGCTTCCACGGCTGCCTCCCCTTCCACCTCCAAACCGG GTACGTGGTGGTGGACGAGGACAACGACGCCGAGCTATTCTACTACTTCGTCGAGTCCGAGTCCGGCGCCGCAGACGCCCCTTTCCTCCTCTGGCTCACCGGCGGCGACCGCTGCTCCGTCTTCAGCGGCCTCGCCTACGAGATCG GTCCGATCAGATTCGTCCTAGAGCCCTACAATGGCACCTTGCCGCGCCTACAATATAACCCCAACTCGTGGACAAAG GTGTCACATATTCTCTTTGTTGATTCGCCGGTTGGGGCTGGATTTTCCTTTTCCAGAAAACCCAAAGGCTACAATGTTGCAGACATCTCGTCGTCACTGCAGCTGCATGAGTTTCTCTCCAAG TGGTTCAACGACCACCCCGAATACCTTGCAAGTCCTTTCTACATCGGTGGAGATTCCTATGCTGGAAAAATAGTACCGTTCCTTGCGCAGATGATTTCAGAAG GTATTGAAGCAGGAAGGAGGCCCCTCCTTAATCTCAAG GGCTATCTAATAGGTAACCCGGTCACAGGCGAAAGTGTTGATTTTAGCTCTAGAGTTCCTTATGCTCACGGAGTTGGTATAATATCAGATCAATTATATGAG ACAATATTGGGGCATTGCCAAGGAGAAGACTACACCAATCCCGCAACCACTCTGTGTGTTCAGGCTCTGGCTACTTTCAATAAT CTCATCTCCGAAGTTGATCCTGCACAAATTCTGCTGGACAAGTGCGTTTACGCGTCTCCTGTGACAAATGCAAACTGCAGGACGGACGGCACTGCTGGTAGGAAGATCCTGAAAGAGGAGATCGGAGTGGGGCAGCTAAATCATCCGCCAGCTCGTCCTCCATTTGGTTGCCTT gtggtgGATGTAACTTGGTGGTCGATAATGAGAAGATCGTGGCTAAGT ttctcgcgattagtcgatagcgTTTTGGAGCGGTTCGAGGGACTTCaggaccaagatttcgacaacactgagcagcattgggtaaaaggcaagtgtccttga
- the LOC133892444 gene encoding serine carboxypeptidase-like 19 isoform X2 — MMRMTAGPRRLLQGFGLFCRLCSCCFFFLVIIAVTQHQHHLAFASSGTSSTRVVTSLPGFHGCLPFHLQTGYVVVDEDNDAELFYYFVESESGAADAPFLLWLTGGDRCSVFSGLAYEIGPIRFVLEPYNGTLPRLQYNPNSWTKVSHILFVDSPVGAGFSFSRKPKGYNVADISSSLQLHEFLSKWFNDHPEYLASPFYIGGDSYAGKIVPFLAQMISEGIEAGRRPLLNLKGYLIGNPVTGESVDFSSRVPYAHGVGIISDQLYETILGHCQGEDYTNPATTLCVQALATFNNLISEVDPAQILLDKCVYASPVTNANCRTDGTAGRKILKEEIGVGQLNHPPARPPFGCLTYGYYLSYFWANDRRTRDALGIKKGSMEEWVRCHDGDLPYTKDLRSSIKYHRNLTSRGYRALVYRFTISYSNNMTFATIKGGGHTAPQYEPGRCLAMFSRWMLNQPL, encoded by the exons atgatgaggatgacggCAGGGCCTCGTCGCCTCCTCCAGGGATTCGGCTTGTTCTGCCGCCTCTGCtcttgttgcttcttcttcctggtcATCATCGCCGTCacccagcaccagcaccacctCGCCTTCGCCTCCTCCGGCACCAGCTCCACGCGGGTGGTCACCAGCCTCCCTGGCTTCCACGGCTGCCTCCCCTTCCACCTCCAAACCGG GTACGTGGTGGTGGACGAGGACAACGACGCCGAGCTATTCTACTACTTCGTCGAGTCCGAGTCCGGCGCCGCAGACGCCCCTTTCCTCCTCTGGCTCACCGGCGGCGACCGCTGCTCCGTCTTCAGCGGCCTCGCCTACGAGATCG GTCCGATCAGATTCGTCCTAGAGCCCTACAATGGCACCTTGCCGCGCCTACAATATAACCCCAACTCGTGGACAAAG GTGTCACATATTCTCTTTGTTGATTCGCCGGTTGGGGCTGGATTTTCCTTTTCCAGAAAACCCAAAGGCTACAATGTTGCAGACATCTCGTCGTCACTGCAGCTGCATGAGTTTCTCTCCAAG TGGTTCAACGACCACCCCGAATACCTTGCAAGTCCTTTCTACATCGGTGGAGATTCCTATGCTGGAAAAATAGTACCGTTCCTTGCGCAGATGATTTCAGAAG GTATTGAAGCAGGAAGGAGGCCCCTCCTTAATCTCAAG GGCTATCTAATAGGTAACCCGGTCACAGGCGAAAGTGTTGATTTTAGCTCTAGAGTTCCTTATGCTCACGGAGTTGGTATAATATCAGATCAATTATATGAG ACAATATTGGGGCATTGCCAAGGAGAAGACTACACCAATCCCGCAACCACTCTGTGTGTTCAGGCTCTGGCTACTTTCAATAAT CTCATCTCCGAAGTTGATCCTGCACAAATTCTGCTGGACAAGTGCGTTTACGCGTCTCCTGTGACAAATGCAAACTGCAGGACGGACGGCACTGCTGGTAGGAAGATCCTGAAAGAGGAGATCGGAGTGGGGCAGCTAAATCATCCGCCAGCTCGTCCTCCATTTGGTTGCCTT ACTTACGGCTACTACTTGTCGTATTTCTGGGCGAATGATAGACGCACCCGCGATGCCCTTGGGATCAAGAAG GGAAGCATGGAAGAGTGGGTGAGATGCCACGATGGAGACCTGCCTTACACGAAGGACCTCAGGAGCAGCATCAAGTACCACCGGAACCTCACGTCCAGAGGTTACCGCGCTCTGGTATACAG ATTCACAATAAGTTACTCAAACAACATGACATTCGCGACAATCAAG GGTGGTGGGCACACGGCGCCTCAGTACGAACCGGGGAGGTGCTTGGCCATGTTCAGCCGCTGGATGCTCAATCAGCCACTCTAA
- the LOC133892444 gene encoding serine carboxypeptidase-like 7 isoform X1, producing MMRMTAGPRRLLQGFGLFCRLCSCCFFFLVIIAVTQHQHHLAFASSGTSSTRVVTSLPGFHGCLPFHLQTGYVVVDEDNDAELFYYFVESESGAADAPFLLWLTGGDRCSVFSGLAYEIGPIRFVLEPYNGTLPRLQYNPNSWTKVSHILFVDSPVGAGFSFSRKPKGYNVADISSSLQLHEFLSKWFNDHPEYLASPFYIGGDSYAGKIVPFLAQMISEGIEAGRRPLLNLKGYLIGNPVTGESVDFSSRVPYAHGVGIISDQLYETILGHCQGEDYTNPATTLCVQALATFNNLISEVDPAQILLDKCVYASPVTNANCRTDGTAGRKILKEEIGVGQLNHPPARPPFGCLTYGYYLSYFWANDRRTRDALGIKKGSMEEWVRCHDGDLPYTKDLRSSIKYHRNLTSRGYRALVYSGDHDLLVPHLGTQAWVRSLNFSVTDDWRAWFLGGQSAGFTISYSNNMTFATIKGGGHTAPQYEPGRCLAMFSRWMLNQPL from the exons atgatgaggatgacggCAGGGCCTCGTCGCCTCCTCCAGGGATTCGGCTTGTTCTGCCGCCTCTGCtcttgttgcttcttcttcctggtcATCATCGCCGTCacccagcaccagcaccacctCGCCTTCGCCTCCTCCGGCACCAGCTCCACGCGGGTGGTCACCAGCCTCCCTGGCTTCCACGGCTGCCTCCCCTTCCACCTCCAAACCGG GTACGTGGTGGTGGACGAGGACAACGACGCCGAGCTATTCTACTACTTCGTCGAGTCCGAGTCCGGCGCCGCAGACGCCCCTTTCCTCCTCTGGCTCACCGGCGGCGACCGCTGCTCCGTCTTCAGCGGCCTCGCCTACGAGATCG GTCCGATCAGATTCGTCCTAGAGCCCTACAATGGCACCTTGCCGCGCCTACAATATAACCCCAACTCGTGGACAAAG GTGTCACATATTCTCTTTGTTGATTCGCCGGTTGGGGCTGGATTTTCCTTTTCCAGAAAACCCAAAGGCTACAATGTTGCAGACATCTCGTCGTCACTGCAGCTGCATGAGTTTCTCTCCAAG TGGTTCAACGACCACCCCGAATACCTTGCAAGTCCTTTCTACATCGGTGGAGATTCCTATGCTGGAAAAATAGTACCGTTCCTTGCGCAGATGATTTCAGAAG GTATTGAAGCAGGAAGGAGGCCCCTCCTTAATCTCAAG GGCTATCTAATAGGTAACCCGGTCACAGGCGAAAGTGTTGATTTTAGCTCTAGAGTTCCTTATGCTCACGGAGTTGGTATAATATCAGATCAATTATATGAG ACAATATTGGGGCATTGCCAAGGAGAAGACTACACCAATCCCGCAACCACTCTGTGTGTTCAGGCTCTGGCTACTTTCAATAAT CTCATCTCCGAAGTTGATCCTGCACAAATTCTGCTGGACAAGTGCGTTTACGCGTCTCCTGTGACAAATGCAAACTGCAGGACGGACGGCACTGCTGGTAGGAAGATCCTGAAAGAGGAGATCGGAGTGGGGCAGCTAAATCATCCGCCAGCTCGTCCTCCATTTGGTTGCCTT ACTTACGGCTACTACTTGTCGTATTTCTGGGCGAATGATAGACGCACCCGCGATGCCCTTGGGATCAAGAAG GGAAGCATGGAAGAGTGGGTGAGATGCCACGATGGAGACCTGCCTTACACGAAGGACCTCAGGAGCAGCATCAAGTACCACCGGAACCTCACGTCCAGAGGTTACCGCGCTCTGGTATACAG CGGCGACCATGACTTGCTGGTGCCACACCTGGGCACGCAGGCGTGGGTGAGGTCGCTCAACTTCTCTGTCACCGATGACTGGAGGGCATGGTTTCTCGGTGGGCAATCAGCCGG ATTCACAATAAGTTACTCAAACAACATGACATTCGCGACAATCAAG GGTGGTGGGCACACGGCGCCTCAGTACGAACCGGGGAGGTGCTTGGCCATGTTCAGCCGCTGGATGCTCAATCAGCCACTCTAA